From Chlorogloeopsis sp. ULAP01, a single genomic window includes:
- a CDS encoding aliphatic sulfonate ABC transporter substrate-binding protein, with protein sequence MQALKAKLESWKHRRITRRSALFALGYSLAISTTLLSCTSSPNNTQQQASPISNTASTSSGNTTKKVVRIVRSKQLTALAVLEQKGILEKRLEPLGYKVEWPEFAAGPQQLEALNAGGLDIASTAESPPVFSQAAGTPLVYLAANASDGKAVSLLVPTNSNIKSVKDLKGKKIASQKASIGHYLIVKALEKEGLKLNDIEPIYLPPPDANVAFSQGRVDAWFIWEPFVTRNVQNKVGRVLIDGGNLRDTNNFYSTTRKFYQENPEVIKVFLEELQKAQVWAKNNPKEISQLLAKTTQLDPPTLEIMHTKYDFKLVPITEQVINKQQEVADMWYNLKLIPKKVNVRDGFLTPEQYAEITPKEVLAQN encoded by the coding sequence ATGCAAGCTTTGAAAGCAAAACTAGAATCTTGGAAACATCGTCGTATCACTCGTCGCTCTGCATTATTTGCTCTTGGTTATAGTTTAGCAATATCTACTACACTGTTGAGTTGCACTTCGTCACCAAATAACACTCAGCAACAAGCTTCACCCATCTCTAATACAGCTAGTACATCTAGTGGTAATACTACGAAAAAAGTAGTTAGAATTGTTCGTTCTAAACAGCTAACAGCCTTAGCTGTCTTGGAACAAAAAGGTATTCTTGAAAAAAGATTAGAACCTCTTGGTTATAAGGTAGAGTGGCCAGAATTTGCCGCCGGGCCACAACAACTAGAAGCATTGAATGCAGGTGGACTTGACATTGCTTCTACTGCTGAATCACCTCCTGTTTTTTCCCAAGCAGCCGGAACACCACTTGTATATCTGGCTGCTAATGCCTCTGATGGTAAAGCAGTTTCACTTTTAGTTCCTACCAACTCGAACATTAAAAGTGTAAAAGATTTAAAAGGTAAAAAAATTGCTTCCCAAAAAGCATCTATTGGTCATTATCTCATAGTTAAAGCATTAGAAAAAGAAGGTCTTAAGCTGAATGATATTGAGCCAATTTATCTACCTCCTCCAGATGCAAATGTGGCATTCAGTCAAGGTAGAGTAGATGCTTGGTTTATCTGGGAGCCTTTTGTAACTAGGAATGTACAAAACAAAGTTGGTCGTGTATTGATAGATGGTGGAAACTTACGCGATACTAACAACTTTTACTCGACGACACGTAAGTTTTATCAAGAAAATCCTGAAGTAATTAAAGTATTTTTAGAGGAATTACAAAAAGCACAAGTTTGGGCAAAGAATAACCCTAAAGAAATTTCACAATTGCTTGCTAAAACAACTCAACTCGACCCACCCACGTTGGAAATCATGCACACAAAGTATGATTTTAAACTGGTACCAATCACAGAACAAGTCATCAATAAACAACAAGAGGTTGCAGATATGTGGTACAACCTCAAACTCATACCCAAAAAGGTAAATGTTAGAGATGGGTTTTTGACTCCTGAGCAGTACGCCGAAATAACTCCAAAGGAAGTACTCGCTCAAAATTGA
- a CDS encoding class I SAM-dependent methyltransferase → MTTIPAYDPTLFTGAAWYYAQYRPKYPPIVFDLLTEIFHLDGKGKLLDLGCGAGLITIPLRDRFEEVIGLDPDPEMLQVAQQQATAVGATNISWVQYRAENISPDVDKFRLVTIGRAFHWMQRDFVLQRVYNLLTDNGGLAIIQTHEDPWNSDHPWKKTAIAVVKRWLGEQRRTGEGGKGVWKPLQISHEEILAQSAFSSQAKYEVKYQQSWTVDTYLGYLYSTAFCLPSYVGENRERFEADLKESLLAVEPSGSFIEELPITIIAAWKNQ, encoded by the coding sequence ATGACAACAATCCCTGCCTACGACCCAACTTTATTTACAGGTGCTGCTTGGTATTATGCCCAATACAGACCGAAATATCCACCAATTGTGTTTGATTTACTCACAGAGATATTTCATCTTGATGGTAAGGGAAAGCTCCTTGACTTGGGTTGTGGTGCAGGTTTAATTACTATTCCTTTACGCGATCGCTTTGAGGAGGTTATCGGTTTAGACCCCGATCCTGAAATGCTACAAGTTGCTCAACAACAAGCAACAGCAGTGGGTGCAACAAATATAAGTTGGGTACAATACAGAGCCGAAAATATTTCTCCTGATGTTGATAAATTTCGTCTGGTAACTATTGGTCGAGCTTTTCACTGGATGCAGCGAGATTTTGTCTTGCAACGCGTATATAACTTACTTACTGATAATGGTGGTTTGGCAATTATCCAGACTCACGAAGATCCTTGGAATAGCGATCATCCCTGGAAAAAGACAGCTATTGCTGTTGTCAAACGTTGGTTAGGTGAACAACGCCGCACTGGTGAAGGTGGTAAGGGAGTTTGGAAACCTTTGCAAATTTCCCATGAAGAAATCTTAGCTCAATCAGCTTTCTCCAGCCAAGCTAAATATGAAGTTAAATACCAACAATCTTGGACGGTTGATACTTACCTTGGCTATCTCTATTCCACAGCCTTTTGTCTCCCTAGTTATGTGGGAGAAAACCGCGAGAGATTTGAAGCAGATTTAAAAGAATCGTTGCTTGCTGTTGAACCATCTGGGAGTTTTATAGAAGAATTACCGATTACGATAATTGCTGCTTGGAAAAACCAATAA
- a CDS encoding sulfonate ABC transporter substrate-binding protein, whose translation MFFSSKALKTIKIQRFSLVILPGLLTISTLTSCAIQTSNSETKASEFKTTTVNMGYQSSGDIVRLKGVLEKRLTPLGVKVDWAQFPAGPQLMEAMNVGKVDMGSVGETPPIFAQVAGTSLVYVARRKPSTGEGSGIIVRQDSSIRSLTDLKGKKVVFQKGSASHYLLIKALEEAGLKYSDIQPVSMPPSEARAAFIQGKIDAWVTWDPHLALAQKTVNARILRDASGIATQGGFYMAARTFATENPELVRIILEEIDKLGQWAENNTNEVAKLLTPELKVELPILEIVTRRRTYRLRPINQEIMDNQQRIADLFYQEKVIPKQIDIKEAMLTPKEYSALTPDILSQK comes from the coding sequence ATGTTTTTTTCATCAAAAGCACTTAAAACTATCAAAATCCAACGTTTTTCGTTAGTAATATTACCCGGATTACTTACTATTTCTACTTTAACTAGTTGTGCAATTCAAACTTCAAATTCTGAAACAAAAGCAAGTGAGTTTAAAACAACAACTGTCAACATGGGCTATCAAAGCTCTGGTGATATTGTCAGACTAAAAGGAGTTTTAGAAAAACGGCTTACGCCTCTAGGTGTGAAAGTAGACTGGGCACAATTTCCAGCGGGGCCACAACTCATGGAAGCGATGAATGTTGGTAAAGTGGATATGGGTTCTGTTGGTGAAACTCCGCCCATATTTGCCCAAGTTGCTGGTACTTCACTAGTATATGTAGCTAGGAGGAAACCTTCTACTGGTGAAGGTAGTGGTATTATTGTTCGACAAGATTCTTCTATTCGTAGTTTGACCGATCTCAAAGGCAAAAAAGTAGTTTTTCAAAAAGGATCTGCATCCCATTACCTATTAATCAAGGCTCTAGAAGAGGCAGGATTAAAATATAGTGATATTCAACCTGTGAGTATGCCGCCATCAGAAGCTCGTGCAGCCTTTATTCAAGGGAAAATAGATGCTTGGGTAACCTGGGATCCCCATTTAGCTTTAGCACAAAAAACGGTAAATGCTCGTATTCTCAGAGATGCTAGTGGTATAGCTACTCAAGGTGGTTTTTATATGGCTGCCCGCACTTTTGCTACAGAAAATCCGGAATTAGTGCGAATAATTTTAGAAGAAATAGATAAGTTGGGACAATGGGCAGAGAATAACACTAATGAGGTAGCAAAACTACTTACACCTGAATTAAAAGTTGAGTTGCCAATTCTAGAAATAGTCACCCGAAGAAGAACTTACAGGTTACGACCTATTAATCAAGAAATAATGGACAATCAACAGCGCATAGCTGATTTATTCTACCAAGAAAAAGTTATTCCCAAACAAATTGATATCAAAGAGGCTATGCTTACACCCAAAGAGTATTCAGCTTTAACACCAGACATCCTCAGTCAAAAATGA
- the ssuC gene encoding aliphatic sulfonate ABC transporter permease SsuC: protein MKQNKLQFKFLKNRHIQSLIPWIVPISILILWQLFSFVGLIPTRILPAPLSVLNAAVELAKTGELFRNIGISATRAITGFLVGGGIGFALGLINGISPIAEKLLDTSIQMLRNIPNLALIPLVILWFGIGDEARLFLVALGVMFPIYLNTFHGIRSVDPGLIEMGRIYGLNAWGLFWRIILPGAMSSILVGVRFSLGIMWLTLIVAETIAADSGIGYMAMNAREFMQTDVVVLSILLYAIFGKLADVIARGLENYWLQWNPNYVKS, encoded by the coding sequence ATGAAACAAAATAAACTCCAATTTAAGTTTTTAAAGAATCGTCATATTCAGTCACTTATTCCTTGGATTGTACCCATATCTATACTTATTTTATGGCAGTTATTTTCTTTTGTTGGCTTAATTCCAACAAGAATTTTACCTGCTCCTTTAAGTGTCTTGAATGCTGCTGTTGAATTAGCTAAAACAGGCGAACTTTTTAGGAATATTGGTATTAGTGCTACACGAGCAATTACAGGTTTTTTAGTTGGTGGAGGTATTGGATTTGCTTTGGGGCTAATAAATGGCATTTCCCCTATTGCAGAAAAACTATTAGATACATCTATTCAGATGCTCCGCAACATTCCTAACTTAGCTTTAATTCCTCTAGTAATTTTGTGGTTTGGAATTGGCGATGAAGCGAGATTATTTCTTGTCGCTTTAGGTGTAATGTTCCCCATTTATTTAAATACTTTTCACGGTATTCGTAGCGTTGATCCAGGATTGATTGAGATGGGAAGAATTTACGGTTTAAACGCTTGGGGTTTGTTTTGGCGAATTATTCTCCCTGGAGCAATGTCTTCTATTTTAGTGGGTGTGCGTTTCTCTTTAGGGATTATGTGGCTGACACTGATTGTCGCCGAAACTATCGCTGCTGATTCTGGTATCGGTTATATGGCAATGAACGCGAGAGAGTTTATGCAAACTGATGTCGTAGTATTAAGTATTTTGCTATATGCCATTTTTGGGAAGTTAGCGGATGTGATCGCCAGAGGATTGGAAAACTACTGGTTGCAATGGAATCCCAATTATGTGAAGAGCTAG
- a CDS encoding PhnD/SsuA/transferrin family substrate-binding protein produces MVLPRLRAVSYLAPNWFGFYQAITAYLGRVLGLETQLHQGECDPLEDPLLMQDRIDLVFICGLPLIRYCQVVSDQLQTLVAPVMESSRYYNRPIYFADVIVNADSDIRVLADLAGKTLCYNDVGSNSGYNLLRQRLIQEKYPLNFFGKTIQSGSHQRSIRWVVEGLADCAAIDSVVLEQELRDFPEFSQHLRVVAVLGPSPMPPLVVARHLGIPLIGQMQSALLQPDAELQRAMARVGVKRFATVELEDYRVLGQTKSDRFFVSLP; encoded by the coding sequence ATGGTATTACCAAGACTGCGTGCTGTATCCTATTTAGCTCCCAATTGGTTCGGATTCTATCAAGCCATTACAGCTTATCTAGGTCGTGTTTTAGGATTGGAAACACAGCTACACCAAGGAGAATGCGATCCTCTGGAAGATCCGTTATTAATGCAAGACAGAATAGACTTAGTATTTATTTGTGGATTACCGCTAATTCGCTATTGTCAGGTGGTTTCAGATCAATTGCAGACATTGGTTGCCCCTGTGATGGAATCATCTCGATATTACAACCGTCCCATTTACTTTGCAGATGTAATTGTCAATGCTGATAGTGATATCAGAGTATTGGCAGATTTGGCGGGAAAAACCTTATGCTATAACGATGTTGGATCTAACAGTGGTTATAATTTGCTCCGTCAAAGATTAATTCAAGAAAAATATCCCTTAAATTTTTTTGGCAAGACGATACAATCAGGTTCCCATCAACGTTCAATTCGTTGGGTAGTAGAGGGATTGGCAGATTGTGCAGCGATTGACAGTGTGGTTTTGGAACAAGAATTACGCGACTTTCCTGAATTCTCTCAACATTTGCGTGTGGTAGCAGTACTTGGCCCATCTCCCATGCCACCATTGGTAGTAGCACGGCATTTGGGTATACCTTTGATTGGGCAGATGCAGTCAGCGCTACTGCAACCAGATGCAGAACTGCAAAGGGCAATGGCACGAGTAGGAGTCAAACGTTTTGCCACAGTTGAATTAGAAGACTATAGAGTATTAGGGCAGACAAAGAGCGATCGCTTTTTTGTCAGCTTACCTTAA
- the sfnG gene encoding dimethylsulfone monooxygenase SfnG: MDIKFAYWVPNVSGGLVVSKIPQRTDWTFDYNAQLAQTAEQVGFDYALAQARFIASYGAEYQLEALSTVAALAPVTERLKLIAAVHPGLWHPGVVAKMGATIDFISQGRFCLNVVSGWFKGEFTIYGEPWLDHDERYRRSEEFIRVLKGMWTEGEFHFKGDFYRINGGWVKPKPVNQNPHPEIFQGGNSKAARRMAARVSDWYFMNGNTIDGVREQIQEVSALARQQGRKIKFGLNAFILVRNTEAEAHAVLREIIAKADQEAVEGFGEAVKHAGASTRERQGMWANSSFEDLVQYNDGFRTGLIGTPEQVADRIRQYYEIGVDLILGGFLHYSDDLPAFGRTVIPLVREIEANRRTSDELVTV, translated from the coding sequence ATGGATATCAAGTTTGCATACTGGGTTCCCAACGTTAGCGGGGGATTGGTAGTGAGTAAGATTCCCCAACGCACAGATTGGACTTTCGATTATAACGCTCAACTAGCTCAAACAGCTGAACAGGTGGGATTTGACTACGCTTTGGCTCAAGCTAGGTTTATTGCTAGCTATGGTGCAGAATACCAACTAGAAGCACTTTCTACTGTAGCAGCTTTAGCGCCAGTTACCGAGCGGTTAAAATTGATTGCTGCTGTTCATCCTGGATTGTGGCATCCAGGTGTAGTTGCCAAGATGGGTGCAACAATAGATTTTATTTCTCAAGGGCGCTTCTGCTTGAACGTCGTCAGTGGCTGGTTCAAAGGTGAATTTACAATTTATGGTGAACCTTGGTTAGATCATGATGAACGCTATCGTCGTTCAGAGGAATTTATCCGCGTGCTGAAAGGGATGTGGACAGAAGGTGAATTCCACTTCAAGGGTGACTTTTATCGCATTAACGGTGGTTGGGTGAAACCTAAACCAGTCAATCAAAATCCCCATCCAGAAATTTTCCAAGGTGGAAACTCTAAAGCAGCGCGACGCATGGCAGCCCGTGTATCTGACTGGTATTTCATGAATGGTAATACTATTGATGGTGTACGGGAACAGATTCAGGAAGTATCTGCTCTGGCGCGTCAACAAGGTCGTAAAATCAAGTTTGGGCTGAATGCTTTTATTTTGGTACGAAATACGGAAGCCGAAGCTCATGCTGTGCTGCGAGAGATTATTGCTAAGGCAGATCAAGAAGCAGTTGAAGGCTTTGGAGAGGCAGTCAAACACGCAGGAGCATCTACTCGTGAACGGCAAGGAATGTGGGCAAATTCTAGTTTTGAAGACCTAGTACAGTACAACGATGGCTTTAGAACAGGTTTGATTGGCACACCTGAACAGGTAGCCGATCGCATTCGCCAATATTACGAGATAGGAGTAGATTTGATTCTCGGTGGCTTCCTCCACTATAGCGATGACTTACCTGCTTTCGGTCGCACAGTCATTCCTTTGGTACGTGAGATAGAAGCTAATCGTCGTACATCTGACGAGTTAGTAACTGTGTGA
- a CDS encoding SfnB family sulfur acquisition oxidoreductase has product MTTAISTEQQAHVITSDAEAIAIAHQLAAEFAKGDSERDQERRLPNEEVKKFSASGLWGITVPKEYGGAFVSNATLAEVIKIISEADPSLGQIPQNHLYMVEAIRLDGTAEQKHFFFDLVLQGKRFGNAFSEIGTKSVTDVRTRLEKSGDGYILNGRKYYSAGALLAHWIPVIAANDEGKTVIAFVERDAEGLTLLDDWTSFGQRTTASGTTILENVKVKPEHVIPHYLAFERATPMGALAQIIQAAVDVGIAKAAVRDTIYFVRNHTRPWVDSNLEHGYEDPLTIYNFGNIQIQVHAAEALLRRAGEFIDEANASGLEEKKVVEASIAVAEAKALATEASLLATNKLFELAGTKSTLQEFNYDRHWRNARAHTLHDPVRWKYYAVGNYFLNNVNPPRHPWL; this is encoded by the coding sequence ATGACAACTGCAATTAGTACTGAGCAGCAAGCCCATGTAATTACTAGTGATGCAGAAGCAATCGCGATTGCTCACCAATTAGCCGCTGAATTTGCCAAAGGAGATTCTGAGCGCGATCAAGAGCGGCGTTTACCCAATGAAGAGGTGAAAAAGTTCTCTGCCAGTGGTTTGTGGGGTATTACAGTTCCCAAAGAGTATGGAGGCGCTTTTGTATCCAATGCCACTCTAGCAGAAGTCATCAAAATTATCTCCGAAGCAGATCCCAGTCTTGGGCAAATTCCCCAAAATCACCTGTACATGGTAGAAGCTATCCGGCTAGATGGCACAGCAGAACAGAAGCACTTTTTCTTTGATTTGGTATTGCAAGGTAAGCGGTTTGGTAATGCCTTTTCGGAAATTGGTACCAAGTCTGTTACCGATGTACGAACGCGTTTGGAAAAATCTGGTGATGGATATATTCTCAACGGACGTAAATACTACTCTGCTGGTGCATTGTTAGCTCACTGGATTCCAGTGATTGCTGCTAATGATGAAGGTAAAACGGTAATCGCTTTTGTAGAACGGGATGCAGAGGGATTAACTTTACTTGATGATTGGACAAGTTTTGGACAACGAACCACTGCTAGCGGCACTACTATTTTAGAGAATGTCAAGGTCAAACCAGAACACGTGATTCCTCATTACTTAGCTTTTGAGCGTGCCACACCAATGGGTGCTTTAGCCCAGATTATTCAAGCAGCTGTGGACGTTGGTATTGCCAAAGCTGCTGTACGAGATACAATCTACTTCGTTCGCAACCATACCCGCCCGTGGGTTGATAGTAATTTAGAACATGGTTATGAAGATCCTCTAACTATCTATAATTTCGGTAACATCCAAATCCAAGTTCATGCTGCCGAAGCGCTGCTGCGGCGTGCAGGTGAATTTATTGATGAGGCAAATGCTTCTGGTTTGGAAGAAAAAAAGGTGGTTGAAGCTTCCATTGCAGTTGCTGAGGCTAAAGCACTGGCGACTGAAGCATCACTACTAGCAACTAACAAGTTATTTGAATTGGCAGGTACAAAGTCTACCTTACAAGAGTTCAATTATGATCGCCACTGGCGGAATGCGAGGGCGCATACATTACACGATCCTGTGCGTTGGAAATACTACGCTGTGGGTAATTACTTCCTGAATAACGTTAATCCACCCCGTCATCCTTGGTTGTAA
- a CDS encoding DUF3368 domain-containing protein: MKIVFNSSPLIFLSRLGFLGKFLESEDEFYLPSFVSEEIKAKTDEASQQVQVLINTDTIIVQIPKLISLAESLNTRLGRGEAEAIALGIELQTDYILLDDFAARKEAMRLGLNVKGTLAVIRKLHLEGKITIDNLDELYQNLIAINFRVTRSLFDQIFKN; encoded by the coding sequence GTGAAAATAGTTTTTAATTCATCTCCACTAATATTTTTATCTCGTCTAGGTTTTCTAGGAAAATTTCTTGAATCAGAGGATGAATTTTATCTACCATCGTTTGTAAGTGAAGAGATTAAAGCAAAAACAGATGAAGCAAGTCAGCAAGTTCAAGTATTAATTAACACAGATACAATCATTGTTCAAATTCCTAAATTGATTTCTTTAGCAGAAAGTTTGAATACACGTTTAGGTAGAGGTGAGGCAGAAGCAATAGCCCTTGGTATTGAGTTACAAACTGATTATATTCTTCTGGATGATTTTGCGGCTCGAAAAGAAGCCATGCGTTTGGGTCTAAATGTAAAAGGAACTTTAGCTGTAATTAGAAAGCTTCATTTGGAGGGTAAAATTACCATAGATAATCTAGACGAACTCTATCAAAATCTAATAGCAATTAACTTTAGAGTTACGCGATCGCTTTTCGATCAGATTTTTAAGAATTAA
- a CDS encoding DUF1003 domain-containing protein, giving the protein MKPGKQLAKNIEAKEQKNSIRLQQHSTQVQELEVEEKVTLGQRLADSMAAKVGSWAFLIGQTGVLAGWVGLNLAPGVPHWDESPFILLNLVFSFASAYTAPIVLMSQNRQSDVDRKKNEYDHLVNRNAAQNIELLHEKMDNLHSQQLQQLTQIVREQQRCLNEMKSSVMPLIKQQQENLNEMKVSVLPTLQQQQSLNEIKLTDTNGNHYSIYLPFELNRQIMEKSKKSELQIGEQSQVVKSLET; this is encoded by the coding sequence ATGAAACCAGGAAAGCAATTGGCAAAAAACATTGAAGCAAAAGAACAAAAAAATTCTATTCGTTTACAGCAACATTCAACGCAAGTGCAAGAACTAGAAGTTGAAGAAAAAGTGACTTTAGGACAGCGTCTTGCTGATTCAATGGCTGCCAAAGTGGGTTCTTGGGCTTTTTTAATTGGACAAACTGGTGTTCTAGCAGGGTGGGTAGGTTTAAACTTGGCACCAGGAGTACCACATTGGGATGAGTCACCATTCATCTTGCTGAATTTGGTATTTTCGTTTGCCTCAGCATACACTGCTCCTATCGTCTTGATGAGCCAGAATCGGCAGTCTGATGTAGATCGCAAGAAAAACGAATACGATCACCTAGTGAATCGAAATGCTGCCCAAAATATTGAACTGCTCCATGAAAAAATGGATAATTTGCACTCTCAGCAACTCCAACAACTGACTCAAATTGTCAGAGAACAGCAGCGGTGTTTGAATGAAATGAAGTCGAGTGTGATGCCGCTAATTAAACAGCAACAAGAAAATCTCAATGAAATGAAAGTAAGTGTATTGCCTACACTTCAACAACAGCAATCTCTCAATGAAATTAAACTTACTGATACTAATGGCAATCATTATTCAATTTACCTTCCATTTGAACTAAATCGACAAATTATGGAGAAAAGTAAAAAATCTGAGCTACAAATTGGAGAGCAAAGCCAAGTTGTAAAAAGTTTAGAAACTTGA
- a CDS encoding sulfate ABC transporter substrate-binding protein translates to MGKSQHLTLLGIYLIGGFQTYVMKALRNSQLSYQRAIRVLLNGNSAQRFVCLFLAGTFLSVAIAACSGSSSASKADVKLRLVSYSVTKAAHDRIIPKFVEKWKKQHNQNVTFEQSYGGSGTQTTAVISGSQEADIVHLALPLDVNKIQQAGLIKSDWEIKAPRNGVVTRSVAAIVTREGNPKGIKTWEDLAKDDVKLIAANPKTSGIAIWEFLAMWGSVTQTGGEEATALDYVTKVYKNMPVLTKDAREASDLFFQKGQGDVLINYENEVILAEQNGAKLPYVIPQVNISIDNPVTVVDKYVDKHGTREVAQAFVDFLYSTEAQREFAKLGYRSVNPTVSQEVVKQYPPIKTLFTSLDLGGWDQIQKKFFVDGAIFDKVQTAKKI, encoded by the coding sequence ATAGGCAAGTCGCAACATTTGACACTATTGGGAATTTACCTAATAGGAGGATTCCAGACTTATGTCATGAAAGCTTTGCGTAATAGCCAACTTTCATATCAACGAGCAATCAGAGTTTTGTTGAATGGCAACTCTGCACAAAGATTTGTATGTCTATTTTTAGCAGGTACTTTTTTAAGTGTAGCGATCGCTGCCTGCTCTGGAAGTAGTTCAGCTAGCAAGGCTGATGTCAAGCTCAGGCTCGTTTCCTACTCAGTAACCAAGGCTGCTCACGATCGCATCATTCCCAAATTTGTGGAAAAGTGGAAGAAACAACATAATCAGAACGTCACCTTTGAGCAGAGTTATGGAGGTTCTGGCACTCAAACAACTGCTGTCATTTCAGGTTCACAAGAAGCAGATATAGTACATCTAGCACTACCCCTAGATGTCAACAAAATTCAGCAAGCAGGATTGATTAAATCAGATTGGGAAATCAAGGCTCCTAGAAATGGTGTTGTTACAAGATCCGTAGCCGCAATTGTAACCCGCGAAGGCAATCCCAAAGGCATCAAGACTTGGGAAGACTTGGCAAAAGATGACGTCAAACTGATTGCCGCTAATCCGAAAACTTCTGGTATTGCTATCTGGGAATTCTTGGCTATGTGGGGATCGGTGACTCAAACCGGAGGTGAGGAAGCGACAGCGCTAGATTATGTTACCAAAGTTTATAAGAATATGCCTGTACTCACAAAAGATGCCCGTGAAGCTAGTGATTTATTTTTCCAAAAAGGGCAAGGAGATGTCTTAATTAACTACGAAAACGAGGTAATCTTGGCAGAACAGAATGGGGCAAAACTACCTTATGTAATACCACAGGTAAATATTTCCATTGACAACCCTGTAACTGTAGTTGATAAATACGTTGATAAGCACGGCACGAGAGAAGTTGCACAAGCATTTGTTGATTTTCTTTACTCTACAGAAGCCCAACGCGAATTTGCCAAATTAGGATATCGTTCTGTTAATCCCACCGTTAGTCAAGAAGTGGTAAAACAATATCCCCCAATCAAAACCTTATTCACCTCTCTAGATTTAGGAGGTTGGGATCAGATCCAAAAAAAGTTTTTTGTAGATGGAGCAATTTTTGACAAAGTTCAAACTGCGAAGAAAATATAA
- a CDS encoding PstS family phosphate ABC transporter substrate-binding protein, with amino-acid sequence MNLCTRLKGRFFLTFLMLIGYGVTGCDRAQEEKSQVSIDGAAVGFPISLAVAEEYEKVKPEAKVSVASSGTGGGISKFCAGDIDIVGASRTIRDEEIERCKSKNIEFVELPIGLDGIAVIANRQNNFAKCLTIKELDKMWSAKSDGKVLSWKQINPKFPDKPLKLYAPASDTGTFDYFTQAVTKKAKNGRTDYTPSHNQNLLVQGVSGEESALGYVGISYYIQNQDKLNLVAVKGPTGKCEKPVPIDNVVKNIYTPLSRPLFIYVSKKSIDNKPAVKEFVDFYLENSWKWVDSVGYVALPDEAYVKTKRKFAAGETGTKFKKAKPGEPITNFI; translated from the coding sequence ATGAACCTTTGTACTCGGTTGAAGGGTAGGTTTTTCCTGACATTTTTGATGCTTATTGGCTACGGTGTTACTGGGTGCGATCGCGCTCAAGAAGAGAAAAGCCAAGTGAGTATTGATGGTGCAGCGGTGGGTTTTCCTATTTCTCTGGCAGTTGCAGAAGAATACGAGAAGGTTAAACCAGAAGCTAAAGTTAGCGTTGCTTCCAGTGGTACTGGTGGTGGAATCAGTAAGTTTTGCGCTGGCGATATTGATATTGTTGGCGCTTCTCGTACTATTAGAGATGAAGAAATCGAAAGATGTAAAAGCAAGAATATTGAATTTGTCGAGTTGCCTATAGGCTTAGATGGAATTGCTGTTATTGCCAATCGTCAAAATAACTTTGCTAAATGTTTGACTATTAAAGAACTTGACAAGATGTGGAGTGCAAAATCAGATGGCAAAGTCTTGAGTTGGAAACAAATTAATCCGAAATTTCCTGACAAACCGCTGAAACTTTATGCTCCTGCTTCTGATACAGGAACATTTGATTATTTTACCCAGGCAGTGACGAAGAAAGCTAAAAATGGTCGTACAGATTACACTCCTAGTCACAATCAAAATCTTCTTGTTCAAGGAGTTTCAGGTGAAGAATCAGCTTTAGGATATGTAGGAATATCTTACTACATTCAAAACCAAGACAAACTAAATTTAGTTGCGGTCAAAGGCCCTACAGGAAAGTGTGAAAAACCAGTTCCAATAGATAATGTTGTAAAGAATATCTATACACCATTGTCTCGTCCTCTGTTTATCTATGTTAGTAAAAAATCCATAGATAACAAACCAGCAGTAAAAGAATTTGTGGATTTTTATCTAGAAAATTCTTGGAAGTGGGTAGACAGTGTTGGTTATGTAGCACTACCAGATGAAGCTTATGTCAAAACCAAACGAAAATTTGCTGCTGGTGAAACTGGTACAAAATTTAAAAAAGCAAAACCAGGTGAGCCAATTACAAACTTTATTTAA